The DNA segment CTTCGCTACTCCGGCCGCGGGTCCGGCCATGACCGGCCCCGCACGACGAACGCGCCCCAGGTGCGTACCCAGGACGCGTGTCAGCCAAGCCTATCTCGCCACATGCGGTGGGGAGAAGCAGATTGCCCGCCTTAAGATGTAGGCATGGAGTCCGCCGTCCGCGAAACCCCGTCCACCAGCACTGGCGCCCCGATGCTCATGCGCGCCGGTATCGTGCTGTTCGCCGTCGGCATGCTCGCGGTGCTCGCCGTGTTCGTCATGTTCGCCGCCGGACTCGAAGAACTGCCCGTATGGCTTTCCGTCGCGGCGGGTGTCGTGACTCCGCTCGGGCTGGGACTCGGGCTCGTCTCACTGATCCGCGAGCATCGCAGGCGCTGACTCAAGCAAGGCCGGAAACTCGGCAAGCGAACCGAGTACCACGTCGGCGCCTTCGGCCAGCAGTTCCGCTCGCGAGCACGGGCCCGTCTCGACGCCGACCGCGAGCGCTCCCGCCGCGAGCGCGCCCCGGATGTCGCCCGTGTGGTCGCCGACGTAGATCTTCGCGCCATGCTCGGTGAGCGCGCTCGCCTTCTGCGTCGACCACAGGTCGCCGACGAGTTCGTCGACCGCGAAGGCCAGTGAGTTGACGTGCAGTGCCGCGTTGGGCGCGTACTTTCCCGTGACGACGAGTGTGCTGCCGCCCACCGCCCTGACCGCTTGGAGCGCGGCGGTGGCGCCGGGAAGCGCGACCGTGCGAGGAATCACGACGTCGGGATAGATCGCCCTGAACCTGGCTATGAGTTCCGGAATCCGGTCTTCCGGCGTTCCGAACTCGCGGAGCACGTGATCGAGCGGCGGGCCGAGGTTGGCGGCAAACGCCTCACCGTCCAACCGATACCCCGTCTCTTCCGCGAGTTGTCCCATCGCGGCGATCATGCCGGGCCTCGGGTCGATCAACGTCATGTCAAGGTCGAAACCAACGCACATCCCCACGCCGACACCGTAACCGGCCGCAGCTGTTGACAGCCAGGATGACCACGTCCAGCCCCTTGACACCGGAACCACCTGTGTCAAGATGAAGTGTGTCGCAGGTCACCAGCTTCTCCGAACGCACCAGGGCTTCGCTACGCGAACAACTACTCGACGCCGCGACCGATCTGCTGCCGGAACGGGGCTACGCGCGGCTGCGCATGGCCGACGTCGCGACCAAGGTCGGCGTCAGCAGGCAGACGGTCTACAACGAGTTCGGCAGCAAATCGGCACTGGTGCAGGCCGTCGCGCTTCGGACGACGGCGGAATTCCTCGAAGGCATCCAGCAGCGCCACGAAGCCGCGCCCGATGTGCTCACCGGCATCTTCGACGCGACGGTGTTCACGATCGAACACGCGAGGGAGAACCGGCTCGTCGCAGCGGTACTCGGCACGGAGGTCGCTGAAGATCTCGTTCCCTTGCTCACCACGAGGGGTGAGCCCATTCTTCGCGCGGCGACCGAGGTGTCGGAGGCTCACCTACGCGATCGGCTTCCCGGACTCGGCGATCCCGCTTTCGTCGCGGAGACCATGGTGCGCCTCACGCTGAGCCATCTCGTATTGCAGACCTGTCCGGCGACCGAAGTGGCCTCGGACGTCCGCACGGTGATCGCGGCACTCATCCGATCGTCCACAGTGTCCAACAGGAGTGACTAGGAGAGCTCATGACCGGCACCGTCGCAGTCCACCGGGCTGGATTTCAGTCACTGCGCAAGGGAGGGCTCAACTGGGATTCGTTCCCGCTTCGCCTCTTCGTCAAGGGAAACGCGAAGTTCTGGAATCCCGCCGACATCGATTTCAGCTCCGACAAGGCGGATTGGGAAACCCTCGACGACGACCAGCGCCGCTCGGCGACCTACCTGTGCGCGCAGTTCATCGCGGGCGAGGAAGCCGTCACGGAGGACATCCAGCCGTTCCTGAAGGCGATGGCCGCGGAAGGACGGCTCGCCGACGAGATGTACCTGACTCAGTTCTGCTTCGAGGAAGCCAAGCACACGGAGGTTTTCCGGCGCTGGATGGACGCGGTCGGCCTCACCGAGGACCTGCACTCCTACGTCGCCGAGAACCCCCACTACCGCAAACTGTTCTACGAGGAACTGCCTGAGTCGCTGCACGTACTCGAACACGATCCCAGCCCTGCCAACCAGATCAGGGCCAGCGTCACCTACAACCACGTCATCGAGGGAAGCCTCGCGCTCACCGGCTACTACGCGTGGCAGAAGGTGTGCACGTCGCGGAACATCCTTCCCGGTATGCAGGAACTCGTCAGGCGCATCGGTGACGACGAAAGACGGCACATGGCGTGGGGAACGTTCACCTGCCGCAGGCACATCGCGGCCGACGACTCCCTGTGGGACGTCGTGCAGCAGCGCATGGGCGAACTACTTCCGCACGCGCTCGGCATGATCGAGTGGGTCAACAGCCAGTTCGACGAACCGCCGTTCGGCATCGACAACGAGGAATTCGTGCAGTACGCGGCGGACAGGGCACAGCGAAGGCTCGGGGCGATCGAGTCGGCGAGAGGCGCCGATGTCGCCGCGATCGACCTCGACTACACGCCGGAACAATTGGAGGAGACCTTCGGCGAGGAGGACGCGCGGGCGTTCGCCGCCATCGCCGAACAGAGCTGACCGATCAGTCCATTGTGGTGGCTGTGACAAATCCACCACAATGGACTGACATCACGCGTGCTTGGTGTGTGCCGCGTCGCCGAGGCCGAGCAGTTCGATGGAACGCTGCCGCATCTCGACCTTCCTGACCTTTCCCGTCACCGTCATCGGAAACTCGTCGACGACGTGGACGTACCGCGGAATCTTGTAGCGGGCGAGCTTGTCCGCGCAAAACCGGCGCACGTCCTCGGCGGTGAGTTCGGCCGTCCCCTCCCGCATCCTGATCCACACCATCAGTTCCTCGCCGTAGCGAGCGTCGGGAACACCGATCACCTGCGCGTCGAGAATGTCGGGGTGGGTGTAGAGGAATTCCTCGACCTCGCGCGGATACACGTTCTCCCCTCCCCTGATCACCATGTCCTTGATGCGGCCGGTGATGTTCAGGTACCCGTCTTCGTCCATCACGGCCAGGTCGCCGGTGTGCATCCAGCGCGCGGCGTCGATGGCTTCGCTCGTCTTGCCGGGCTCCTCCCAGTAACCCAGCATCACCGAATATCCCCTCGTGCACAGTTCTCCCGGCACGCCACGCGGCACCGTCAGTCCCGTTTCCGGGTCGATGATCTTCGTTTCGAGATGCGGCCCGACCCTGCCGACGGTCGACACCCTGCGCTCGACGGAATCGTCACTTCTTGTCTGCGTCGACACCGGCGAGGTTTCCGTCATCCCATAGCAAATGGACACCTCGGCCATGCCCATGCGCTCGATCACCTGCTTCATGACCTCGACCGGACACGGCGAACCGGCCATGATTCCCGTTCGGAGACTGCTGAGATCGAACGAGTCGAAGCCGGGCTCCGCCAGTTCGGCGATGAACATCGTCGGCACGCCGTACAGCGACGTGCACCGCTCGGCCTGCACGGCGTCGAGCGTCGCGTTCGGGTCGAAGGACGGCGCGGGAATGACCATGCACGCGCCGTGACTCGTCGCGGCGAGATTGCCCATCACCATGCCGAAGCAGTGATAGAAGGGCACGGGAATGCAAATGCGGTCGGCTTCGGTGTAACCACACAGCTCGCCGACGAAGTAGCCGTTGTTGAGGATGTTGTGGTGGCTCAGCGTGGCGCCCTTCGGGAACCCCGTCGTCCCCGACGTGTACTGGATGTTGATCGGATCGTCGGCACTGAGCCGCTCACCGATCTCGGCGAGCCGGGCTGCGCCGCGTTCGGCTTCTTCCCTTCCGGAGGTGAGCAGCCGCTGCCAGCTTTCCGTTCCGAGCAGTACGACGTCGGTCAGTCGCTCGCAACGCGGTCGCACCGATTCGATCATCCCGGCGTAGTCGGAGGTTTTGAACTTCGCGGCGGCGACGAGCGTGCCGATACCAGCCT comes from the Prauserella marina genome and includes:
- a CDS encoding HAD family hydrolase, yielding MTLIDPRPGMIAAMGQLAEETGYRLDGEAFAANLGPPLDHVLREFGTPEDRIPELIARFRAIYPDVVIPRTVALPGATAALQAVRAVGGSTLVVTGKYAPNAALHVNSLAFAVDELVGDLWSTQKASALTEHGAKIYVGDHTGDIRGALAAGALAVGVETGPCSRAELLAEGADVVLGSLAEFPALLESAPAMLADQ
- a CDS encoding TetR family transcriptional regulator; the protein is MSQVTSFSERTRASLREQLLDAATDLLPERGYARLRMADVATKVGVSRQTVYNEFGSKSALVQAVALRTTAEFLEGIQQRHEAAPDVLTGIFDATVFTIEHARENRLVAAVLGTEVAEDLVPLLTTRGEPILRAATEVSEAHLRDRLPGLGDPAFVAETMVRLTLSHLVLQTCPATEVASDVRTVIAALIRSSTVSNRSD
- a CDS encoding R2-like ligand-binding oxidase, whose amino-acid sequence is MTGTVAVHRAGFQSLRKGGLNWDSFPLRLFVKGNAKFWNPADIDFSSDKADWETLDDDQRRSATYLCAQFIAGEEAVTEDIQPFLKAMAAEGRLADEMYLTQFCFEEAKHTEVFRRWMDAVGLTEDLHSYVAENPHYRKLFYEELPESLHVLEHDPSPANQIRASVTYNHVIEGSLALTGYYAWQKVCTSRNILPGMQELVRRIGDDERRHMAWGTFTCRRHIAADDSLWDVVQQRMGELLPHALGMIEWVNSQFDEPPFGIDNEEFVQYAADRAQRRLGAIESARGADVAAIDLDYTPEQLEETFGEEDARAFAAIAEQS
- a CDS encoding AMP-binding protein, which gives rise to MSPAPALPSYASGISDVPLLGDTIGANLDRAVAAFGDRDAMVERETGRRWTYRQLAADVDALALGLLARGVGKGDRVGIWAPNCAEWILTQYATAKIGAILVNINPAYREHELEFVLNQAGIGTLVAAAKFKTSDYAGMIESVRPRCERLTDVVLLGTESWQRLLTSGREEAERGAARLAEIGERLSADDPINIQYTSGTTGFPKGATLSHHNILNNGYFVGELCGYTEADRICIPVPFYHCFGMVMGNLAATSHGACMVIPAPSFDPNATLDAVQAERCTSLYGVPTMFIAELAEPGFDSFDLSSLRTGIMAGSPCPVEVMKQVIERMGMAEVSICYGMTETSPVSTQTRSDDSVERRVSTVGRVGPHLETKIIDPETGLTVPRGVPGELCTRGYSVMLGYWEEPGKTSEAIDAARWMHTGDLAVMDEDGYLNITGRIKDMVIRGGENVYPREVEEFLYTHPDILDAQVIGVPDARYGEELMVWIRMREGTAELTAEDVRRFCADKLARYKIPRYVHVVDEFPMTVTGKVRKVEMRQRSIELLGLGDAAHTKHA